In the genome of Clostridia bacterium, the window GTCATCTGACACAGTAAGCCCCGGACCGGCAACCACAGCCTGGCATTTCCCGCACTCGTCCAGAATCATGTCAATGGCGGAACTTGAAATTCCACCTGCGGACGTGCCGGGCATCGGCCTCAGCACGACCTCCGGAGCATAGGCGCACGCCCGACTGGTCACCTCATCAGGTGCAGCGAGATAGGCGATGCCAGCGCCGGCCCGGAGTGCAGACAAGGCCGCCAGAACACCCGCCCCCGGCATTCCTCGGGACCCCGCCACAACGAGCACTCGCCCGCAATCGCCCTTGTGAGCGTATGGAGTCCGCCGTGGAAGTGCTGAGCTAACATCCTCGGGAGTAGTAAGGCTGACCGCTGCCTCAGATTCCCCCAGCAATGGACCTGGCAAGCCTATCCTATCTACGAGAATGCGTCCAACATGCGATGCTCCTGGGAACGTGACCAGGCCGATCTTGGGAAGCCCAAATGTCACTGTGGTATGGGCGGTGACACAGCCGTATCGAATTTCCCCTGTTAGAGCGTCCACTCCGGTGGGGACATCCACCGCTACGGCAGGAACTCCGGAATCGCGTATCAAACCGATCGCCCGCAGCACCACATCTGAGAGGCCTCCGCGCGCCCCGGTCCCGAGGATTGCATCGACCACAACCCTCGATCTGGCCAGAGAGGCCTCAGCCGCCGACCATGACGCCTCATCGGATAGGGCCACAACATTCGCGTCCATCCTGGTCAGAATGTCAAGGTTGGTTCTGGCGTCGCCTGATATCCCATCGAGCTCCCCCACTACGTAAATGGCCACATCCGCGCCACTGGCGATGAGGTGTCGTGCAGCCACAAACCCATCTCCGCCGTTGTTGCCCCTGCCTGAAAACACCGAGACGAAGAGCCTCCCACTTCCGCGGCCTTGCTTGGGGAAACGGCATTCAGAGCCTCCTGGCCGAGCTTCAGCCGCAACCCGAAGCACGACGCGGGCAACAGCAGCGCCTGCGTTCTCCATCAGTGCAATGCTCTGCATGGCGTACTTCTCTGCGGCCGCCCTGTCGATCTCCTGCATCTCAGAAGGACAAACCAGCCTCGTTGGAAACACCTCCTAGTGCAACGGCGGATGCGCACGCGTAGTCCCGTGAATGCGAGATGGAGAGCAGGATACGGGAAACCCCGGCCTTCTCTGCCCATTCTGCAGCAGACCCAAACAGGCGGACCTCCGGAGCGTCCGCCCCGCTGCTGACTACCTCAATATCCGTGAAGGAGATGCTCCCCATGCCCCGGCCGATGGCCTTCATCACCGCTTCTTTCGAGGCAAACCTGGATGCAAGGAAATCCGGGCGTCCGGCCCGGGAGTCTCCAAGCTCGCCGTCGGTGAAAATGCGCGACGCGGCGCCTGCCATACCTTCCCCCGCCATGCGAACGAATCTGTCGATCTCGATGATGTCAATGCCCAGTCCAACCACACCCTCGCCCACACTGCCCGACCCCCTTGAGCTCCAACTCCTACTCCACCGTCACGCATTTTGCAAGGTTGCGTGGCTTATCGACATCTGTGCCACGGGCGCACGCGGCATAGTAAGCCAGAAGCTGCATGGGAACCACAGTGAGCACAGGTGCAAGGAGCGGATCGGTCCTGGGCACGCGCAGCACCTCATCGGCGAGCCTGCCGACTCCATCGCATCCATCCATCGAGATGGCAATCACCCTCGCCCCTCTAGCGGCTGCCTCCTGCACATTCGAGAGCATCTTCTCGGCGAGTCGTTCCTGGGTGCACAGGGCAAAGACGGGAGTCCCACGGCTTACCAGAGCGAGCGGACCATGCTTGAGTTCCCCCGCTGGATATGCCTCTGCATGGATGTAGGAGACCTCTTTCATCTTCAGCGCGCCTTCCATGGCACTGGCGAAGTCCAGGCCCCTTCCAATAAAGAAGGCGTGATCTGCATGGACCAACTCCTCGGAAAGCTTCCGCACCCTCTGCTCCACTGAGCCGAGAATCCACTCCACCTTCGAAGGCAACTCGCACATCTCCCGAACAAGGGCTCTAGCACGGTCATCGCCCAGTGTGCCCCTCTTGGCGCCCAGATCCACTGCTAGGAGGTAAAGCGCGATAAGCTGAGCCGTGTAGGCCTTCGTGGACGCCACGGCGATCTCCGGTCCGGCCCAGGTGTACACCACACGAGATGCTTCGCGCGCGACTGTCGATCCTACCACATTGGTGATCGCTATCGCGTTCGCGCCCCTGCGGACGGCCTCTCTGAGGCCTGCCAGGGTATCGGCAGTCTCCCCTGATTGGCTGATGACCACTGCCAAAGCGCCTTCGTCGACTAGCGGGTCGCTGTAGCGGAACTCCGAGGCAAGCTCGCAGTGGGCAGGCGCCCTCGCAAGCTCCTCAACAGCGCGCATCCCAACCTGACCCGCGTATGAAGCCGTGCCGCAGGCGATGGCGATCACTCTGTCGAGGGATCTGGCCAGTGCGGTGTCGAGCCCCGCCTCGGCCAAGTTGACACGGCCCGTGGACTCATCGATCCGGGCCGCAAGAGTATTTCGGATCGCCGTGGGCTGCTCGTGGATCTCTTTGAGCATAAAATGGGCGTAGCCTCCGCGCTCCGCGGCCTGCGCGTTCCACGTCACATCGAAGACGTCCCTGGTTATCTCATTGCCCTGCATATCCTGCAGGTGCACTCCATCCGCTCGCACCGACGCCATCTCGCCATCGGCGAGTATGTGCACACGCCGAGTCTGCCCCAGCAAGGCCGGAATGTCGGATGCCACGAAGTTCTCTCCATGTCCGAGTCCAACCACCAGGGGGGAATCCTTTCGCACAGCCACGATCAGGCCGGGCTCGGCCGCATCCATAACGGCAAGCGCGTAGGATCCACGCACGTGAGAGACTGCCCTGCGGACCGCCTTCTCAAGGCCCTCGCCAGAGCACTCCTCAATCAGATGTGGCAGAACTTCCGTGTCAGTCTCTGATCGGAAGACATGGCCCCTGGATATGAGCTGCTCCCTCAGTTCTGCGTGGTTTTCGATTATGCCGTTGTGGACAAGCACGATCCGGCCCGAACAGTCGACCTGGGGATGAGCGTTCTCGCAGGATGGCCGGCCATGGGTAGCCCATCGGGTGTGTCCGATTCCCGTACTGCCCGATATCGATGAACGGGAGACGATGCCCGCGAGGTTCGAGAGCGCGCCCGCGCTCTTCATCACCGCCATGTCGATGCCGTTCCATACTGCGATCCCTGCTGAATCGTATCCCCGGTATTCGAGCTTGCCAAGTCCCTCGATAAGTATCGGAGCTGCAGGCCTTCCACCTGCGTACCCCATTATTCCACACACAGGCATGAACCCTCCTCGTCAACCGGGGCATGCCAGGTCATGCTGCCCCGCCTATGCAAGCTCCTCGCGGATTACGCGGGCCAGCCCCTCCACCAACGCGCGGACCCTCTGCTCATCTGCACCTTCACCCATCACGCGCACTAGAGGCTCGGTTCCCGATGGACGCACCATGATCCTTCCGGAGTCGCCCAGGGCCGCTTGGGCCTCCTCTATGGCCGTGCCTATCCGCGCGGACGAGCCGAATTCGTCCTTCTTCGCCACACCCACGTTCACAAGCACCTGGGGAAGCTTGGTCATCACCCGAGCCAGGGCTGAGAGGGGTTTGCCGCTCCCGGCCACGAGCCCCGCCACCTCAATTCCAGTGATGAGTCCATCTCCAGTCGTAGTCTTGTCCAGGAGTATTATGTGCCCAGACTGCTCCCCCCCAAGGACCAGTCCGCGCTTGCGCATCTCCTCCAATACATACCTGTCGCCATTTTTCGCAACCACGAGTTCACATCCTGCGGATCTCAGAGCATGCGTAAGCCCCAGATTGCTGTACGCGGTGGCCACAACCGCCAACCCGGGGAGCTCTTCCATAGCAACACGGTGCAAGGCGCACATGGCCATTATCTGATCACCGTCTACGAGGTTCCCATCAGCGTCGCAGGCGATGACCCTGTCCGCGTCGCCATCATGAGCGAACCCAATGTCAGCTCCGTTTTGCACCACAGCCCGGGCAAGCGCATCCGGGTGTGTGGACCCGCAGCTCACATTGATATTCACGCCATCTGGAGAGTCGTGCACGGTCACGACTTCGGCGCCAAGGGCGCGAAACGCCCGGGGGCTGGTGATGGAGGAGGCGCCATTTGCGCAATCGAGGACCACGCGCAGGCCATCAAGCCTCGCCTTGGCGGTGCCGACGGCGAACCTGACATATCTCTCCACTGCGTCTGCGATCTCCCGGGATTCCCCCACACCGCCTCCATCTGGCCTTGCAAGACCATCATCCTCGCTGATACTGGCCTGACCAGGCTGTCCATGGTACCCTGCCAGAACCCTTGATTCTATCTCGTCTTCAGTAGCATCAGGCAGTTTGAACCCGTCCGGGCCGAAGAACTTGATGCCGTTATACTCAGCCGGGTTGTGCGAGGCTGAGATCACAATGCCCGCGTCAGCTTCCATTGAAACGGTGAGATATGCCACCGCTGGAGTCGGCGCCACACCGACGCGGAGCGCGTCCGCGCCCGCCGAGTTGATGCCGGCCACAACTGCGGCCTCAAGCATTCCCGTGGATCTGCGAGTGTCGCCTCCCACAACGAGGACAGGCCGATGTCGGCCATCGTTGGGAAGAGAGACAGCGCCTGCCCTTCCCAGCCTATAAGCGAGTTCAGGCGTGAGGCCGCGGTTAGCGACATCCCTCACGCCATCGGTGCCAAACAATGTGCCCACTATACCAGCCCTCCGACCACAGCATTAGGATGATCGCTCATCCATGCTTGATTCTACCATTCAGAGCATCACTATGGAACAGCGGGTATTGAGGGAGAAGTCGCAGGCGGCCGGGCAGTGCTCTCACCCTCTCCCGCCCGCTCACTGTCGACCTGCGCTGCAGGAGGAGAAGCCGAGACTGTGACCGTCGCGGGGTACGCGGCCAGCCCCGATAAGGCCTGCCCGTGGGAATCGAGGAGGATCACTGTTGCCACAGTTTCCGGAGGTTTCACGACCGCCACTGCTCTCGCTACTCTTCCGATTGTGCTCTCCGGGCCCTCGACCGTCACCTCCGCCGGCACGGCTGACACAGCGGCGCTCTGTTCCGCGCCCGCTGCCGCAGGCAATCCAGCCTCGCCGCAAAGCACAGCGGCTTCCACGGGAAACGCGACAGAGACGCGCCGTTCCAGAGTTACAGTAACTCTACTGTCAGACGCACGGACGAGCTCCACCCCGTTCGGGATCTCGGGTTCCACAGCAATCACATGCTGCCCCGCTTCCTTCCCAGCCAGGTTGATCACTGCCCCGGCCGATTCCGCAGTGGCAGACTCCAGTTCCTTAGGCCCCCGAAGCCTGAGAGCGACCACTGATGGAGGGGACGTGACGATTAGGCCTTCTGGGACATTCCTCGCCACTACGGTCGCCTGTATTGATATATCGAACTTCTGGACCGCTGCCGAACGCTGCTTCTCTCCCATGGCCACCATCCATATGGCTAGAGCCAGAGCCAAGGCCAAGAGCTTGGTCGGAAGGTCTTTGAGGATTATGGAGGCGGGCTTCATGGCTTGTGCGCCCCCTTTGGCTTCCAAAACTTGGTCTCCTTATGGTTCACATCAAACACCTCAAATAGCCTCTCCTGGAGCGCCCCGGGAGCAAGCCCCCGTACAAGCTCACCCTCGCTGGCGATTGAGACGGCGCCTGTCTCTTCCGATACCACCACAGCTACAGCGTCTGTGCGCTCACTCAGCCCGAGCGCCGCACGGTGCCTTGTTCCGAGTTTCTTGCCATACGCCTGCCGTTCAGAGAGGGGAAGGAGACATGCAGCAGCGACAATTCGATTCCCCCTGATTACGACTGCGCCATCGTGCAACGGTGTGTTGGGAGTGAAGATGTTCATGAGAAGCTCCGCCGATACCTGAGCATCAAGGGAGATTCCGGTATCAAGCAGATCTCCGACGCCCGTTTCCCGCTCCAGGATGATCAGGGCTCCAGTGTACTCTCTCGACATCAGTTCGGCAGCCCTCGACACCTCTGCCAGCACTCTCCTGCGCTCGTCCGGGCCAAGGACCCGCATGGCGCTGCCGAGCAGACGCCCGCGTCCGAGCCGCTCAAGCCCACGACGCAGCTCCGGCTGGAATACGATGGGGACCCCAACTAGGGTCATCGTCGTAACCTGCCGAAGCAACCAGAAAAGGGCGTCGAACCTCAGATACTCGGCCGCCGCGTACGCCGCGACCAACATCGCCAACCCCTGGATGAGCGACACGGCCTGCGTGCCCTTGAACAGGCGCATGACCTTGTAGATGATGAATGCTACGATGAGAATATCCGCGATCGTGGTCATGACTTGGACAGGGTTTGCACCAGCGAGAACGGCGAATGATCGGATCATGGCCTCCACTCCCACCCCAGCTCCATAGGGTTATGTGATACACGACACTGAGATAATTCGTCCCGCGCGGACTTTACCCTTCCTGCGCGGGACGTGGTTTTGTGGGATATTGAATGGGACAGGGCTCAGCGCCGAAGCAAGACATATCGCTCCAGGGCCTCTGCAACTCCGTCATCGTCGTTCGACGCCACGACACAGTCGGCGGCCTGAATGACCTCTGCCTCCCCGTTTCCAACAGCCACTCCTAGGCCAGCGCCGCGGATCATCTCAATATCGTTTTCCTGGTCGCCTATGGCCATCGTCTCACTCATCGATATTCCGCACATCTGCGCAAGATGACGTAAGGCGGTCAGCTTCGACACGCTGGAGTTCACGATCTCGATCATGTCAGGTTTCGAACGCATCAGCCGAAGGTCGGGACCGGCCACACTCTCCAGTGCGGCCTTTATAGATGGAATCCTCGCCGGGTCGTCGATCACAAGGTACTTGAGGGATTCACGCCTAACGAACTCGTCCACATCATTCAGAACATGCACGCTCACGCCGTAGCGCATGCCGTAGGAATCGGACCTTGCAGAAGCACGCGGCGCCCAAAGCTCATCATTGAAATAGCCCTGAAACGCGATGCCCCAATCCCACATGAACCTGACAATGCGCTCCCCGGCATCCACGGGAACCGGAGAGGATGCAAGGGTTTCGCCAGAGCCGCTCATCCGTATCAGGGCGCCGTTGTAGGCAGCTATCGGCAGATCATGGGCAAGCCCGGAAACGAGCAGCCGTGCAGAGCGGTACATCCTCCCCGTAGCGACAGCCACCATAACCCCGCGGGCGCGAGCCTCCTTTACGGCCTCACGGGTTCGCTCAGAGATTGTGACATCAGACCGCAGCATCGTGCCATCTAGATCAATTGCGACCAACCTAACCAATCAGTGCCTATCCCCTCTGATTATGGAGTTCAGGGCGCCTCCGGTGAGGCTCAGCAGTATCGAGGCGAGCACTGCCGCCCAAAAGCCCGGCACATTGAAACTGCTGCCCATAAGCCACGATGCCAGAAGCAACATGGCTGCGTTGACCACAAACGTGAACATGCCGAACGTGAGCAACTGCATGGGGATGCTAAAGAACATGAGTATCGGCCTGATGAAGGTGTTCACAATCCCAAGCACCATTGCGGCGATCAGGGCCGCCCCGGCCCCATCGATTTCCACAAGCCTGCCATGGCCATACGGAATGAACGAGACGATCAACAGCGCCAGCGCGTTGATCAGCCATTTCACAAGCCATCCAGGCAGCCCGCCGCGGTCATCATTGTTCCAGCTCATCGAAATCCCTCGCTCCCGCCGTTCATCTTGCCAAACATGCTGCTCCCGCTTGCAAGCGGCGAATCAGATCTGCTCCTCAGGAATAACTATCCAGGCGATAATGTACAACAGGGCGCCTGGGAACCCTGCAGTGAAGATCGACAACGCCACCCACGCAAGCCGAATCACGGTGGGATCAGTGCCCAGATACTGCGCCAGCCCTGCGCACACGCCTCCGAGCATGCGGTTGCGAACCGATCTGTATAGCCGCCTCTCCATGATCACGACACCCCCCACAACCCGCATCATACCATTATTCTAGTACCGTCTTCCACAATCCTGCCACTGTTCTTAGGCAACGGTCGACGCCCAATGATCGCAGCGCGCCGCCGCCATCGCCAGATGCCTCGCGCGCACATGCCTCCATGGCATCAGTCAACGCTGATCTCCACCTTGGTCCCGTCTTCAGTGTCCAGATCAACCAGTTTCCCCTGCGCACCTTCCATCACCGCAGCGAGAATCGTGTCGATGTCCACATTCTCCTCTGCCAGCCGCGCAGCCGTCTCCTTCGGAACGAATCGCCAGAACACCTTGGCAAGTGAAACCGGGACATTCAGGTTGACCCTGGCGCCATCTTCATCCTTTACCCGAATCCGCATGAACCTCACAGGCGCATCTGGCGCGGCAGCGCGGGCCGTATCACGTTCTGGCTCCATGGCATCGAAGACTCTCTGGGCTTCGTCGACCGTCAGCTTCCCGTCGCGGACCATCTCGAGTATTCGCTTTCCGTCCTCCTGCATACCGCTTCCCCCTCTCGCGTTCAGGCGTTCTCCAGTGTAACGGAACCGTTTGTGGCGCAAGCGTCCACAGCTACTCTCGGGCCGCCCTCATCGCCCTGGGTCATGACCCGGAGGCGCCTCATGCGTCCCCAGCTGCTCTCTCTCTCCGTTTCCACCCGCGCGCCCTCAATCGACGATTTGACAGTGCCGTTGGCGGTCTCAGCAGCGATCTCGTAGACTACTGCGCCTGCTCTCGGCGCTATTACCCGAATGCTCCCATTGGCAGTCCTGATCCGCACACGCCCAGCGGACTCGTACGCAAGAATCATGGATACGCTCCCATTAGCAGACTCCAGGGTCGCATCGCCCAGGCCCCCAGATGCATTCATGGCGCCATTGTGGGCAGATGCATTCACGCTGACGGCCTTCAGGGCATCAAGCGTCACCCGTCCGTTGCTTGATCGCGCTTCCACCCTGCCCGCCTGAACCTTCTCCAGGGTAACCGATCCATTCCGGGTTGACAATGTGATGTCGCCGCCCATCTGCGAGGGCACATATGCCTCTATGGACATGGAATCGAGGAGACTCCTATCCTTGCATTCGATGGACATCCGTCCACCCTCGAACAGGAGTTTTGCCTCGGACGCAAGACTCTGCTCCGCAGCAGCGCGGCTCTCCGCCCCACGCACTGAGGCTCTGACAGTCACCCGGTAACCGGCCTTGTCCCAGCCAGCCACCTTGACGCTGCCATTGAGAGCACTGAAGTCGATTGCAGACAGCCCACGCTCGCCAGATATCTCGCCCTCGAAAGTCCGCTCTGCGTGGACCCCGATAGTGCGACTCGCCCGGCCGATGGCCCCGGCCATCGATTCAAACGCCCGATACAGGCGAGCTGGGATCTCCTGCCCCGCCTCAGCCATCTCCCCGGCCACCTTCGAAAGGCGCTCGGAAAGCTCGTCGGAGATGCGGCCCGACATCGGCAGCTGCCATTGGCCATGGCCGTGGCCCTGTCTGTCATCCTGTCGCTGTTCCTCACCATGCCCACTGAGGTCAGTCAGTGCTACAGCGTCGTCCCCCAATGCATCGAGGAGTTCCTCCGCCTCTTCAGCACTGATCTTGCCCTCGGAGAGGAGGTTAAGGATCATCTTTCGCTCTTCGGTCATGAAAGCCCGCCCCCCTAGGTGTTATCTGCCCTTCAGCTGCTGAACCGCTTCATCTGCGGAGATCTCGCCCCTTGCGAGCGCCTCCACTATGTCCTTTCTCTTCGCCACTGCGCCAGGTTGCGCGTCGTCTGGATCATCGTCCTTATCGACCTTGTGGCCAAGCGCGACAATCACTGCGTCGAGCCTGTTCCGGACCGTTGGGTAAGAGATGCCCAGCTCCTTCTCGACGTCTTTGATGCTTCCGCGATTCTTGATGAACACATCGACGAAACTCCTCTGCTCGGGCCCAAGCGCACAGAACTTGCAGACATCGAAGCGCCCCTCAATAACTGTGTCGCAGCTCTTGCAGGTGAGTCGGGTAACGTCGAGCTTCTCGCCGCACACGGGACACTGCCCGAGAACTTCCCGCTTACGCACCGCACTCGCCTCCCGTCACCGTTCTTGGTTCAGATTATAAATCCCGATGTTGATAATGTCAACATCGGGATTGATTTGCCTGAGTTGTTTACCCGGTTTGCTCCGATCAATTGCGCTGTCCCGGTTTCAGAACTGCATGTGGAAGGCCCCGCACACCCGTGAGCATATTTCTTTCCAGCCAGAGGAGTGCGGCCTTCATGGGTAGCCCGCCTCCGTACCCCGTGAGCCTCCCGCCAGCTCCGACCACTCTGTGACACGGGATCACTGGACCCAATGGGTTAGCTCCCACTACTGCGCCTGCAGCGCGCGGCGCGCGGGGCTTGCCGGCGGAAGAGGCGAGGGCTCCGTAGGTGGACGTTTCTCCAGGTCGGATCTGCCTCATACCCTCCATAACGCCGCGGGCAAACCCAGAACACCAGGAGAGATCGACCGGATAGCCAAACCAAAGCGCACTGGGTGCAAGCTCTCCCTCGAAGAAAAGCCTGATGTCCCGTCCAACAGTCACGAGCAGGTCAGCTGGGTCACACGACTCCCCCGCGCCATCCGGACTATCGACGCCCACTGCCTGTCCTTGGGCGACCTCTGTAGGGCGCGAGGCCAGGCCCAGATCCTCTAGGGTCATGCGCGGGCTCAGATTCGCGGTCGCGATCCACTTGGGGATTGGAAGCTGCGAGAGAGATGAACTATCGACCGCAGGCATCTCAATCCTTCTCAGGCCCAACTCCCCTGCCTCAAACCTGACTTCTCCGATCCTAGTGGGCACGCATGCCTGGACAAGACTATCGTGGTGCGCGTAACTCGAGTTGCTTCTAGTCACCTCAACCTTGCACCTCCTCTTCTCCTTGGCCCGTGGACGCGACCGACTTTTGGGGGGCATTGACGCGGTCTGCAACCATCTGTGCTTCTGCGCTGCTTCGCTCGGCCTGAAGCGTGGAGGGCTCCGGGTGCAGATGCTCGTACACCCTTGCAGCCACTGGCGCATTCATGCCTGGAGCAGCCACGATCTCTTCGACTGAGGCTCTGGAAAGGGCGTCAAGCGACCCGAACTGCCTCATCAGAGCTACCAGGCGCTTCTTCCCTACGCCTGGAACACCCGTGAGTTCAGAGGTAATGCCGCTCTTGCCCCTGAGGCTCCTGTGGTACGCGACAGCGAACCTGTGTGCCTCATCCCGAATGTGCTGAATGAGGTGGAGTGCCTTGGAGTCCCTCGGAAGCAGCAGAGGCGCGCTTTCACCGCGCCTGAAGATCTCCTCTTCCCGCTTGGCCAGGCCCACGGCCGGCCACTCGCCAAAGCCCATCGAATCGAGGACCTCCCCGACCGCGTGCAGCTGCCCCTTGCCACCATCGATAACCATGAGATCCGGGAGCCGGGCGAACTTGGGGTCTGGATCACCATCTGCGCCGCGGTTCGCGGCACGACCTGTCCCTCGCGAGATTCGCCTGCGGATAACCTCAGCCATCATGGCGAAATCGTTCTGCCCTTCCACAGTGCGAATCCTGAATCGTCGATACTGGGATTTCGCAGGCTTTCCCTGCTCGAAGACGACCATGGAACCGACGGCCTCTGTGCCTTGAAGGTTCGAAATGTCGTAGCACTCGATCCTTCCAGGCGCAGCGTCGAGGCCGAGATAGGCCGCGAGCTCCGCGAGGGCCCCCGCCCTTGACCTCTCGTCTGCCTGCTCCGAGGCGCGGACCCGATCAAGATACTCCCTGGCGTTCGTGGCCGCCAACTCCACCAGCCTGCGCTTCTCGCCACGTTGCGGCGTCCGGATATTCACGGAGCGCCCCAGCTTCCCAGAGAGCCACTGCTCATACGCCTCCGCATCCTCGAGTTCGGCCTGCGCGAGGATCTCTGGTGGAATAGACGCGCTCTGCGAGTAGTACTCCTTGATGAAGGACGCAATGATCTCCGAATCATCACTTCCCTCTGCCTCACCGAGGATGAAGTGGTCATTCCCCACGAGCTTGCCATCGCGAATGAACATGACCTGCGCACATGCTCCCCAAGGGTCGCGCGCTAATGCGATCACGTCCTGGTCA includes:
- a CDS encoding phage holin family protein yields the protein MSWNNDDRGGLPGWLVKWLINALALLIVSFIPYGHGRLVEIDGAGAALIAAMVLGIVNTFIRPILMFFSIPMQLLTFGMFTFVVNAAMLLLASWLMGSSFNVPGFWAAVLASILLSLTGGALNSIIRGDRH
- the cdaA gene encoding diadenylate cyclase CdaA — its product is MIRSFAVLAGANPVQVMTTIADILIVAFIIYKVMRLFKGTQAVSLIQGLAMLVAAYAAAEYLRFDALFWLLRQVTTMTLVGVPIVFQPELRRGLERLGRGRLLGSAMRVLGPDERRRVLAEVSRAAELMSREYTGALIILERETGVGDLLDTGISLDAQVSAELLMNIFTPNTPLHDGAVVIRGNRIVAAACLLPLSERQAYGKKLGTRHRAALGLSERTDAVAVVVSEETGAVSIASEGELVRGLAPGALQERLFEVFDVNHKETKFWKPKGAHKP
- the glmM gene encoding phosphoglucosamine mutase, which gives rise to MGTLFGTDGVRDVANRGLTPELAYRLGRAGAVSLPNDGRHRPVLVVGGDTRRSTGMLEAAVVAGINSAGADALRVGVAPTPAVAYLTVSMEADAGIVISASHNPAEYNGIKFFGPDGFKLPDATEDEIESRVLAGYHGQPGQASISEDDGLARPDGGGVGESREIADAVERYVRFAVGTAKARLDGLRVVLDCANGASSITSPRAFRALGAEVVTVHDSPDGVNINVSCGSTHPDALARAVVQNGADIGFAHDGDADRVIACDADGNLVDGDQIMAMCALHRVAMEELPGLAVVATAYSNLGLTHALRSAGCELVVAKNGDRYVLEEMRKRGLVLGGEQSGHIILLDKTTTGDGLITGIEVAGLVAGSGKPLSALARVMTKLPQVLVNVGVAKKDEFGSSARIGTAIEEAQAALGDSGRIMVRPSGTEPLVRVMGEGADEQRVRALVEGLARVIREELA
- the acpS gene encoding holo-ACP synthase; its protein translation is MGEGVVGLGIDIIEIDRFVRMAGEGMAGAASRIFTDGELGDSRAGRPDFLASRFASKEAVMKAIGRGMGSISFTDIEVVSSGADAPEVRLFGSAAEWAEKAGVSRILLSISHSRDYACASAVALGGVSNEAGLSF
- a CDS encoding MGMT family protein translates to MTRSNSSYAHHDSLVQACVPTRIGEVRFEAGELGLRRIEMPAVDSSSLSQLPIPKWIATANLSPRMTLEDLGLASRPTEVAQGQAVGVDSPDGAGESCDPADLLVTVGRDIRLFFEGELAPSALWFGYPVDLSWCSGFARGVMEGMRQIRPGETSTYGALASSAGKPRAPRAAGAVVGANPLGPVIPCHRVVGAGGRLTGYGGGLPMKAALLWLERNMLTGVRGLPHAVLKPGQRN
- a CDS encoding DUF4097 family beta strand repeat-containing protein, giving the protein MTEERKMILNLLSEGKISAEEAEELLDALGDDAVALTDLSGHGEEQRQDDRQGHGHGQWQLPMSGRISDELSERLSKVAGEMAEAGQEIPARLYRAFESMAGAIGRASRTIGVHAERTFEGEISGERGLSAIDFSALNGSVKVAGWDKAGYRVTVRASVRGAESRAAAEQSLASEAKLLFEGGRMSIECKDRSLLDSMSIEAYVPSQMGGDITLSTRNGSVTLEKVQAGRVEARSSNGRVTLDALKAVSVNASAHNGAMNASGGLGDATLESANGSVSMILAYESAGRVRIRTANGSIRVIAPRAGAVVYEIAAETANGTVKSSIEGARVETERESSWGRMRRLRVMTQGDEGGPRVAVDACATNGSVTLENA
- the glmS gene encoding glutamine--fructose-6-phosphate transaminase (isomerizing), whose amino-acid sequence is MCGIMGYAGGRPAAPILIEGLGKLEYRGYDSAGIAVWNGIDMAVMKSAGALSNLAGIVSRSSISGSTGIGHTRWATHGRPSCENAHPQVDCSGRIVLVHNGIIENHAELREQLISRGHVFRSETDTEVLPHLIEECSGEGLEKAVRRAVSHVRGSYALAVMDAAEPGLIVAVRKDSPLVVGLGHGENFVASDIPALLGQTRRVHILADGEMASVRADGVHLQDMQGNEITRDVFDVTWNAQAAERGGYAHFMLKEIHEQPTAIRNTLAARIDESTGRVNLAEAGLDTALARSLDRVIAIACGTASYAGQVGMRAVEELARAPAHCELASEFRYSDPLVDEGALAVVISQSGETADTLAGLREAVRRGANAIAITNVVGSTVAREASRVVYTWAGPEIAVASTKAYTAQLIALYLLAVDLGAKRGTLGDDRARALVREMCELPSKVEWILGSVEQRVRKLSEELVHADHAFFIGRGLDFASAMEGALKMKEVSYIHAEAYPAGELKHGPLALVSRGTPVFALCTQERLAEKMLSNVQEAAARGARVIAISMDGCDGVGRLADEVLRVPRTDPLLAPVLTVVPMQLLAYYAACARGTDVDKPRNLAKCVTVE
- a CDS encoding Cof-type HAD-IIB family hydrolase translates to MVRLVAIDLDGTMLRSDVTISERTREAVKEARARGVMVAVATGRMYRSARLLVSGLAHDLPIAAYNGALIRMSGSGETLASSPVPVDAGERIVRFMWDWGIAFQGYFNDELWAPRASARSDSYGMRYGVSVHVLNDVDEFVRRESLKYLVIDDPARIPSIKAALESVAGPDLRLMRSKPDMIEIVNSSVSKLTALRHLAQMCGISMSETMAIGDQENDIEMIRGAGLGVAVGNGEAEVIQAADCVVASNDDDGVAEALERYVLLRR
- a CDS encoding NAD(P)H-hydrate dehydratase encodes the protein MQEIDRAAAEKYAMQSIALMENAGAAVARVVLRVAAEARPGGSECRFPKQGRGSGRLFVSVFSGRGNNGGDGFVAARHLIASGADVAIYVVGELDGISGDARTNLDILTRMDANVVALSDEASWSAAEASLARSRVVVDAILGTGARGGLSDVVLRAIGLIRDSGVPAVAVDVPTGVDALTGEIRYGCVTAHTTVTFGLPKIGLVTFPGASHVGRILVDRIGLPGPLLGESEAAVSLTTPEDVSSALPRRTPYAHKGDCGRVLVVAGSRGMPGAGVLAALSALRAGAGIAYLAAPDEVTSRACAYAPEVVLRPMPGTSAGGISSSAIDMILDECGKCQAVVAGPGLTVSDDIAAVLNALVERCPVPLVIDADGINVLAGKADVVAHSASPVVLTPHPGELGRLLGASADEINRHRLERARAAAEASGAVVALKGARTVIARSDGRVYVNPTGNPGMATAGSGDVLAGVIGSLIAQGSTPFLAGICGTYVHGLAGDIARRQAGQHGMIAGDILGRLPQALSQAADAPAELWSMMPVACIDSEGGDSGC
- a CDS encoding PspC domain-containing protein — encoded protein: MERRLYRSVRNRMLGGVCAGLAQYLGTDPTVIRLAWVALSIFTAGFPGALLYIIAWIVIPEEQI
- a CDS encoding DUF2089 domain-containing protein — translated: MRKREVLGQCPVCGEKLDVTRLTCKSCDTVIEGRFDVCKFCALGPEQRSFVDVFIKNRGSIKDVEKELGISYPTVRNRLDAVIVALGHKVDKDDDPDDAQPGAVAKRKDIVEALARGEISADEAVQQLKGR